Proteins co-encoded in one Capnocytophaga ochracea DSM 7271 genomic window:
- a CDS encoding GNAT family N-acetyltransferase: protein MTTNEYHQPIGEALPDFSVGEPPHITLLKGNYCLLEPLSVEKHLDDLSDFYLEANAVIPDWTYLPIAPMKDKEELHALLTEQEASADPYFLTIVDKQTRKAVGTLSLMRIDPKNRVIEVGWVIYSPALQRTRMATEAQYLLAKYVFEVLQYRRYEWKCDSLNAPSRRAAERLGFVYEGTFRQAVVYKGRSRDTAWFAMIDKEWTDNKCILEQWLCPENFDSQGKQQKSLKKLRELISKRIDESIVKPYILNNSE from the coding sequence ATGACCACAAACGAGTATCATCAACCCATAGGGGAGGCATTACCTGATTTTTCAGTAGGAGAACCCCCTCATATAACTCTTTTAAAGGGAAATTATTGTCTATTGGAACCTCTTTCTGTAGAGAAACATTTAGACGATTTGAGTGATTTCTATTTGGAAGCCAATGCCGTAATACCTGATTGGACGTATCTACCTATAGCTCCTATGAAGGATAAAGAGGAGTTGCACGCTTTACTCACTGAGCAGGAAGCCTCTGCTGACCCTTATTTTCTGACAATTGTAGATAAGCAAACACGAAAAGCCGTGGGTACGCTCTCTCTAATGCGTATAGACCCTAAAAATAGAGTGATAGAAGTGGGATGGGTTATCTATTCGCCGGCTTTACAGCGTACGCGTATGGCTACAGAAGCACAGTATTTGTTGGCGAAATATGTGTTTGAAGTCCTCCAATATAGGCGTTACGAATGGAAGTGTGACAGCCTTAATGCACCTTCGCGCCGTGCTGCGGAACGCTTGGGCTTTGTGTATGAGGGCACATTCAGGCAGGCAGTGGTTTACAAAGGGCGTTCACGCGACACCGCTTGGTTTGCTATGATAGATAAGGAATGGACTGACAATAAATGTATTCTTGAACAATGGCTCTGCCCTGAGAATTTCGACTCGCAGGGTAAGCAACAGAAATCTTTGAAGAAGTTGAGAGAATTAATTAGCAAAAGAATAGATGAATCAATAGTAAAACCTTACATTTTAAATAACTCTGAATGA